The proteins below come from a single Flavobacterium lindanitolerans genomic window:
- a CDS encoding non-canonical purine NTP diphosphatase: MKLVFASNNKNKIKEIQNLLPDDIQILSLEDIGCYEDIPETADTIEGNAILKADYVTKNYGYDCFADDSGLEVNALDGAPGVYSARYAGEQKNDQNNIDKLLLELENKTDRKANFKTVIALNLKGQQTLFTGKIFGTIITERRGTNGFGYDPVFLPDGFSYTFAQLSLEEKGAVSHRAQAVRQLIEYLKKITF, translated from the coding sequence ATGAAGCTCGTTTTCGCATCCAACAACAAAAACAAAATTAAAGAAATACAAAACCTGCTTCCTGATGACATACAGATATTGAGCCTGGAAGATATTGGATGTTATGAAGATATTCCTGAAACCGCAGACACAATTGAGGGCAATGCTATCCTAAAAGCAGATTATGTTACCAAAAACTACGGTTACGACTGCTTTGCTGATGATTCAGGATTGGAAGTCAACGCTTTGGATGGCGCTCCCGGCGTCTACTCTGCCCGTTATGCCGGCGAACAGAAAAATGACCAGAATAATATTGACAAACTGTTACTGGAACTGGAGAATAAAACCGATAGAAAAGCCAATTTTAAAACCGTTATTGCATTGAACCTAAAGGGTCAGCAGACATTATTTACAGGAAAAATATTTGGAACTATCATCACAGAACGACGAGGAACGAATGGTTTTGGTTATGACCCGGTATTTCTTCCTGATGGTTTTTCCTACACTTTTGCGCAACTTTCACTCGAAGAAAAGGGCGCTGTAAGCCATCGTGCGCAAGCCGTAAGACAACTTATAGAGTATCTAAAAAAAATAACTTTCTGA